A region of the Lycium barbarum isolate Lr01 chromosome 1, ASM1917538v2, whole genome shotgun sequence genome:
CTCAAAATGTCTACCGCAGTTTGAAACTCTGGGTTGGCTGACTCTTTGTGATAGATTGATGGCACGAACTTTTGAGATCTTCTGAAAAATTCTTCCCCCGTTGGGCGTGTGGCCATCTTGGAGTCCTTCATGACATCCTATCTTTGAGGAACCTTGggggtttcttgggtttttcttttggtgcgactgagctcaaagagcgcctacgtatcctgtcgctgCAGGAATTAGGTCGAATGTAGTTCGGAATAAAACTAAATGagtttttggtttttactaataatgtgatcgggtcccaaatggaccgcctacgtatcccacggtggggaagtcaggtcattgcgtagttcatattacaaaagttGTTTTGTTATCCCTAGCTTCTATGAAATGtttacaagcaaaaggaaatagCTAATACAAGCAAATAAAATAAAGATTACAAGCAAAAGTACTGTTACATACTGAACAACTTGTCTTCatgcatagtagcgcttgattgcATATGAATTGATTGCCTTTGGCCACTTTTGTCCGTCCATTTCTGCCAGTACTACCGCTCCTCCGGAGAGTACTTTGCGGACCACATTAGGACCTTGCCAGTTGGGAGCGAATTTCCCTATGTATTCATCTTGGTGCGAgaaaattcttttgagcaccaaCTGCCTAATTTGGAAAAGTTGAGTGCTGACTCGTTTGTTAGAGGCTCTTTCCATCCTTTATCAGTATAGTTGACTGTGGCATACGACAATCATCCTTTTCTAATCAATTAAAGACAATTGCTCATATCGAGCCCGGACCCATTAAGCATTGTCTAATTCTGCTTCTTGGATGATCCTTAAGAAAGGTATCTCGACCTCGGCAGGTATAACCGCTTTAGTACAATAAACCAGTAGGTAGAGAGTTGCTCCTGTTGAAGTTCTGGCCGTAGTACAGTATCCCAGTAAAGAATAAGGCAATTTCTCGCGCCAACCTTTGTAATTGTCTgtcattttcctcaatatcctcttgatattcttgttggctgcttctacggcTCCGTTTATTTGTGGCCGATAGGATGTTGAGTTCTGGTGAGTGATCTTAAATTGCTCACATATATCCTTCATCATATGGCTATTCAGATTGGCCCCATTGTCAGTTATGATGGACTCGGGTTTTCCAAATCGGCATAAGATATTGTTTCGCACGAAATCgactaccactttctttgtcactaTCTTGTGTGATGTttcttccacccatttggtgaagtagtcgacGGTGACTAAAATGAATCGATGCCCGTTTGAGGCTGTGGGGTCTATGGgtccaatgacatccatgccccaggcGACGAAAGGCCATGGTGAGCACATAACATTAAGCTCATTTGGTGGAACCTTGATTAGATCACTGTGGATTTGGCATTGATTGAGcctttgcacatatttgcagcaATTACTGTCACGACCTAAATCGATTGgacatgactagtgcccgagctggacactcgtatacgaacctgctagatataatcagactgacaaTATGGAAATCTTTAAAGCATGCGGTAGACTCATACTGCCATATATCAGAATAAACCTGTCTCCTCAGGAGTCACaattaaccaaacataacaaaatatgcaagccgataaaGCTGCCACTATACACAGGAATATCCAGAACGAACTACATCTCTATAGcggaccaaaccgtatatacataacccacacatgtctacagacctctaatagtataacaaagtctatgtcaaaaggatttgtaccaaaatgactcaagctccggaacaatggagctctccaagcagctgagccgaagtcctaagctggaggatcaccaatctgagtatatgtacctgcgagcatgaaacgcaacccccgaagaaagatggtcagtacggaaaatgtactgagtatgtaaagcatgaagtacaatgaAGAAGATCATGACAGAGTataagatgacaggagacaagtatgataatcaaggataccaatgcatctgtgccttatgagatgagtcatgcatatatatatatatatatatatatatatatatatatatatatatatgtatatatataatatatataccgtacccggcccattatgggactcggtgaaatataatatgtacccggtcctctagtgagggactcggtgaaatataatacgtactcggccctcgagtgagggactcggtaaaatataaTATACGTACCCAACCCTCTAGtaaaggactcggtgaaatataatatacgtacctggccctctagtgagggactcggtgaataatgcaattaaactgtgcacgaatatgtacccgaccctctaatgagggactcggtgaagtgaggCAATAACAAtgtgcacgaatagaatattaggagcaatcatgtacaaactgaatcatcatTTAGAATTCAAGAGAATAAACAGAATGAATCAACACTTGAGAAttaaagacaactgtcatgtcaagcactactgagaactagagttcattggcgtcatgtatgttcgtcgttcgctcattttatgtaattcatgccaaaaagaaaaaagggataactttacataccttgaagcttatctattcgctcaacttctacttctcgaattcgcaaatctacaatcaagggaattcatactatcgttaggctcGTCATCAAGTGCTTACCTTAAGCTTTTAAGTTAACTATTCCtagactctgccaaaattttggtagcacctctcctgtttatatccctagcccgaaatcacagttaccaataaccaacaacaacaacaacaaaaacaacaacaacaacatcatcactaacattaacatactccataagacatctCATAAAACATTTATCcgatttttcaaccaactactcCGTTATACGGCTATTTAACCGCTTTATTCCCATAAGTAAACCCAAAACAAGATCAATAGGGAGAGATTCATTTCAATAGGGAGAGATTGATACCTTATTCTTACTAGGACAGTAATATCTTCAGTGTTCGCCTATAATCCAAACTGAATCCgccgcaaaacaagactacaatcacaaATACTTGctacccggacctaaactactactccgctacctgaaaattgctcactttttgataaCCTGACACCCTATTCTGATTTTTGGGTTTTTCTtggcaaaatctggtgaaaaagggggctattaccctttatatagcgGGTTAAAGTCGGTGAAAACCGACTTTAATACTTACCCTTCGCGTTCGCGGCCTTGggtcgcgttcgcgaagggttaATCCCTGTTATTCTTCGCGTTCGT
Encoded here:
- the LOC132611680 gene encoding uncharacterized protein LOC132611680 codes for the protein MGSPQPLFQTEESVYNYLLEIDPEGIGDTNDVQVMEKLSNEESLIAILDRQVYSDIWQYESTACFKDFHIVSLIISSRLNQCQIHSDLIKVPPNELNVMCSPWPFVAWGMDVIGPIDPTASNGHRFILVTVDYFTKWVEETSHKIVTKKVVVDFVRNNILCRFGKPESIITDNGANLNSHMMKDICEQFKITHQNSTSYRPQINGAVEAANKNIKRILRKMTDNYKGWREKLPYSLLGYCTTARTSTGATLYLLVYCTKAVIPAEVEIPFLRIIQEAELDNA